One Hyla sarda isolate aHylSar1 chromosome 11, aHylSar1.hap1, whole genome shotgun sequence genomic window carries:
- the SLC25A44 gene encoding solute carrier family 25 member 44, which yields MHPIRDMEDKRNIQIIEWEHLDKKKFYVFGVCMTMMIRVSVYPFTLIRTRLQVQKGKSFYNGTFDAFVKIVRTEGAAGLYRGFLVNTFTLISGQCYVTTYELTRKYVSCYSSSNTVKSLVAGGSASLVAQSITVPIDVVSQHLMMQRMDESMGRFRVRAADRKQTLMFGQTKDIIHQIFKIDGLKGFYRGYVASLLTYIPNSAVWWPFYHFYAEQLSRLSPEHCPHLLLQAISGPLAAATASTITNPMDVIRARVQVEGKSSIIGTFRQLMAEEGPWGLTKGLSARIISATPSTIVIVVGYETLKKLSLRPELVDSRHW from the exons ATGCATCCGATCAGAGACATGGAGGACAAGAGGAACATTCAGATCATAGAGTGGGAGCATCTGGACAAGAAGAAGTTCTATGTGTTCGGGGTGTGTATGACAATGATGATCCGGGTCAGCGTTTACCCCTTCACGCTGATCCGAACAAGACTTCAGGTCCAGAAAGGTAAAAGCTTCTACAACGGGACGTTTGACGCCTTTGTGAAGATCGTGCGGACGGAGGGGGCGGCCGGACTGTACCGCGGTTTCCTGGTCAATACGTTCACCCTGATCTCCGGACAATGCTACGTCACCACCTACGAGCTCACCCGCAAATACGTGTCCTGTTACAGCAGCAGTAACACTGTGAAGTCCCTGGTGGCGGGCGGATCGGCGTCATTGGTGGCACAGAGCATTACCGTGCCCAtcgatgtggtgtcccagcaccttaTGATGCAGCGGATGGACGAGAGTATGGGGCGGTTCAGAGTACGAGCCGCCGACAGGAAACAGACTCTGATGTTCGGACAGACCAAGGACATCATCCACCAGATCTTCAAAATCGATGGTCTAAAGGGATTCTACAGAGGATATGTGGCCTCACTGCTCACATACATCCCAAACAGTGCCGTCTGGTGGCCGTTCTACCACTTCTATGCAG AACAATTATCCCGCCTGTCGCCTGAACACTGTCCCCACCTCCTGCTCCAGGCTATCTCTGGCCCACTGGCAGCTGCCACAGCATCCACCATCACCAACCCAATGGACGTCATAAGAGCACGTGTGCAG GTGGAAGGGAAGAGCTCCATTATCGGCACATTCCGGCAGCTCATGGCAGAGGAGGGTCCCTGGGGTCTGACCAAAGGCCTCTCTGCTCGGATTATCTCTGCCACCCCCTCCACCATTGTTATAGTAGTGGGCTACGAGACTCTGAAGAAGCTTAGCCTGCGCCCCGAGCTGGTGGACTCTAGACACTGGTGA
- the TOMM40L gene encoding mitochondrial import receptor subunit TOM40B, whose amino-acid sequence MGNVFALPPPRGSWWSRRKRAPLPNPGSFDELHKNCKDVFPQQMEGMKLIINKNLSSHFQVSHQIHMSSLGLSGYHFNAKYIGDVLPGANETFPLLTGDLDSAGSLNAQATCLLAERIRSKAVFQTHHSKFLTWQVDAEYRGDDCTGTLTLGNPDIINESVILVTHFLQSITPRLVLGGELVYHQRLGEEGAILTLAGKYSAQNWVATLNIGYGGAHASYYHRANDQIQVGVEFEANTRLQETSFAFGYHLNIPKANVVFKGSVDSSWCVGGVLEKKLPPMPVTLALGAFMNHWKNKFHCGFSILVG is encoded by the exons ATGGGCAACGTCTTCGCTCTGCCGCCCCCCAGAGGCTCCTGGTGGAGCAGGCGGAAGCGGGCGCCGCTACCCAACCCGGGGAGCTTCGATGAGCTGCACAAGAACTGCAAAG ACGTCTTCCCGCAGCAGATGGAGGGGATGAAGCTGATCATCAATAAGAACCTCAGCAGTCACTTCCAG GTCAGCCACCAGATTCACATGAGCTCCCTGGGCCTCTCCGGTTATCACTTTAATGCCAAGTACATTGGAGACGTGCTGCCTGGTGCCAACGAG ACATTCCCTCTGCTGACTGGAGACCTGGACAGCGCAGGAAGCCTGAACGCCCAGGCCACCTGTCTCCTGGCGGAGCGCATCCGATCCAAAGCCGTGTTCCAG acTCATCACTCCAAATTCCTTACCTGGCAGGTGGATGCGGAGTACAGGGGGGATGACTGTACGGGGACCCTgaccctggggaaccccgacataATCAATGAGTCAG TGATCCTGGTGACACATTTTCTGCAGAGTATCACTCCCCGGCTGGTCCTGGGCGGAGAGCTTGTCTATCACCAGCGGTTGGGAGAAGAAGGAGCCATATTGACCTTGGCAGGAAAATACTCTG CCCAGAACTGGGTGGCCACGCTTAATATTGGATACGGAGGAGCGCACGCCAGCTACTACCACCGAGCAAACGACCAG ATCCAGGTCGGGGTAGAGTTTGAAGCCAACACCCGCCTGCAGGAGACGTCCTTTGCTTTCGGCTACCACCTGAACATCCCCAAGGCCAATGTGGTATTTAAAGGGTCGGTGGACAGCTCGTGGTGCGTGGGGGGCGTCCTGGAGAAGAAGCTGCCCCCCATGCCGGTCACCTTGGCCCTTGGGGCTTTTATGAACCACTGGAAGAATAAATTTCACTGCGGGTTTAGCATCCtggtgggatga